TTTTGGCCACTATTGCTGAATTCCGGGACGTCACCGGAAATGGCGGCCAGTCTTTCGCGCCCTTTACTGTAGTTACCGAGCGTGAAATGCAGGTGATCATTGCAGAGTCGGATATTGCCAGAGGCAATGCCGGCGCTGCCAGGGCGGTCATGGATGCTTTGCGTGCCCGCGATGGCCTTTCTCCGGTACCGGCCGGACGGGAAGGCGAGCTGTTACAACACGAACGTCGGGCTCATCTGTTTCTGATGGGACGCCGCCTGGCAGACATGTACCGTTTTGGTGTGAAATCACCAGATTGGCTGCCTAATTTTGAAGCGGCCCAGAGTCCGGGTTCCTTTTTCGCCATCACACGAAGCGAAATTGAGTCGAATCCTTTTGTGGACTTCACAACGCGTTAAGTTTTCTGCAGTGTTGCATAGATTGATCAAGAAAGGGTGGCTCTTATGAGCCACCCTTTTTTAGTTTTAAGTAAAACCGCTCTGGATTTGCCATTTTTATTTGAATTTTAATCTCTTGTTTCTTATTTTAGATTCAGCTTTGATGTCATCTTAAAAGGCTCTATGTTTGAATGCAGTGGGTAAACATTAGAAAAAATAAAGCCACGGATTGACACAGATTGTACACGGATAAATGAAATTAGAACATGAAGACATTACAGAAGCTATTATCGGTTCAGTCCTATGAAGAGCACAATATTCTCGGATATGGTTTTTTAGAAAAAGTCTATCAGAAAACATTAGTGGAATTATTACGCCGTTGTCATTCTGCTGAAATAGAACACTCAATAAGAGTGGAGTTCAAAGGTGCAATTGTAGGTGAATAGGAGTCCCGACGGGTCGGGATTGTGGATGGAAGTTATCGTGGAACTTAAAGTCCCAAAGCAATAGTATCCAAAAGATGAACCACAATTACTCAATGAATTAAAAGCAATAGAAACAAAAGTAGGATTACTCATTAATTTCGGAAAAAAGAAAGTAGAATTCAAGCATTTCATTTATTAAACAGAATCAGTGTTCATCAGTGTCAATCCGTGGCTGAAAAATATCTTAATCAAGTACTATTTACCCACTCAAATCAACATAGAACCTTAACAAATGGTATTTAACATGTTCTCTATTTTTAAAAGAGAGCAGGAGGTACATCTATGTTCCAAATCTCTTTCAAAAGACCCATAGTAGTTTTACTGATCTTTTCTTTGCTTAGCCTTCAAATTATCCCGGCTCTTGCGAACGGCAAAAAGATCAAGGTTGCTTTTGTAGGACTTCAATTTGAACACTTGCCGCAAGAGGTTAGGGAAAGAGTTCTTCAACGAGTAGAAGATTTATTGAGTACGCAATCTTCAATACACCTGATGAACTCTAAAAAGGTAGAAGAGTTGCTCGGAGCTGAAACCGTCGCAAAACTTTTGAAGCATCCTGAGCAAAACGATTTCTTCGCACTCGCCAGCGAATTACAAGCAGATTATATTTTTGGAGGAAATATCTCAAATAATGCTCGTGAGGGAGAAAAGATTCTTTTGGTCGGGGAACTATACCGTTATGATCGGGCTTCAAATCTCAGGCATAAATTTGAGATTCTGAAATACTACGACAATATTGGCGTGGAACTTATTAAGTTTAAGGAAGAATTCGTCAAATCTATCGTTGGCGAAGCCAGGACCGGGCTTAAAATACTACCTGTTTTGGTTTTGGGCGGAATCGTTTTGGCTGGAATTCTCAGTTTTGCATTTATAAGCGCTAAAGGGGGTGCGGGCGGCGGTGGTATTCCAGATCCGGATCCGCCGAACCAGAAACGATGAAATATAGTTCTTGGTAAAAAAAGAGATTAAGGGTTCACCAAAGAAGGGGCCATATCTGATCAAGCGATCCGGTATACGCTCAGCATACTAAATTTGTGGGAGGTTAACATGAAAAGGTTTTATGTTCTGGTGATCATGGTCGTTATGTTATTTTCCTGTGCTACTTCTGAGCAAAGCAAAGGAAGAAAATCGTTTAGGAGGGATTTGATTTCTGCTGAAGAGATCGCACAGACCACTGCAAAAAATGCTTACGAAGCCATTCAATTGCTGAGACCAAACTTGCTAAAATACCGTGGAACGCGTGGAAGAAGCGTACCTATAGAGCCCGTTGTCTATGTGGACAACCTCAGATATGGCGGTATGAGATCTTTGTATGACATTTCTTCGGTGACGATTGAAAAAATTCAATATCTAAAGGCAACCGATGCCACCACCAGGTTCGGAACCAACCATATGGGTGGCGCATTCGTAGTCACTACGAAATCGCAATAATGTGTTTTAGCACCTGCTTGAAATTGCCATCAAGACTTATCATCTTCAAGAGACTTCGAGCGCTTAGTGTCCTTCTTTTTTTTTCTTTAGCGACAGGATGTACTGTTTCGGAAACCGGCAAAGATAATCCTTCCAACTCATCTTCGGTAGATTTGTTTACGGATATCACCGAACAAGTCAACTTACAATTTGTCCACAATCCCGGAGTTGATGGCAGCTATTTCATGCCTGAAAGTATAGGCTCCGGAGCCGCCTTTCTCGATTATGATAATGACGGTGATCTGGATATTTACTTGGTGAATGGCGCACAACACGGACAGATAACGTCTCATGACCCACCATCGCGTAATAGCCTGTTTCGCCAGCAAGAAAATGGCACCTTTGTTGATGTCACCGAATCTTCCGGTTTAGGGGATACCGGTTATGGCATGGGAGTTGCCGTTGGCGATATTGACAACGACGGCGACGTTGACATCTATATAACAAATTATGGTCCCGATGCTCTCTATCGCAACAATGGTGATGGCACCTTTACTGAGATTTCCGAATTTTCAGGAATTAATAATCCGCAATGGGCATGTTCAGCAGTTTTTTTTGACTACAACCTTGATGGTTTTTTAGATCTCTTTGTCACAAACTATATTGAATATGATGGGGAAAATGTATGTACGGATAAGGGAGGCCGCCCTGATTATTGTAGTCCGCAGGGCTTTCCAGCAGTTCCTGATTTACTCTATGCCAATAATGGCGACGGTACATTTACAGATGTTTCCGTGCAATCCGGTTTTTCAGCAAAACCATCTAAGGGTTTGGGCGTGGTCAGCGCCGATTTCAATGGGGACGCTTATCCGGATTTGTACGTTGCTAATGATGGAGAGGCAAATCAACTCTGGATAAATCAGCAAAATGGAAAATTTGAAGAACAAGCCCTAAAATTAGGTGCTGCAGTCAATGACCTCGGTCGTGCCGAAGCGGGTATGGGCGTGGCCGTGGGTGATATAGACAACGACGCAGATTGGGATTTATTCATAAGCCATCTGCGAGCGGAAAGTAATACACTGTATCGTTACGATGAAACTTACGGTTTTATAGATGACACATCGCCATCAGGATTGGCAGGAATAAGTCTATCCTACACTGGTTTTGGAACCGGATTTTTTGACTATGATCATGATGGGGATCTGGATTTAGCTGTCGTGAATGGCAGGGTAACTCGCGGCCCTCTCTTGACCGCCACCCGTCCAGCCGAGCATTGGGATTACTATGCCGAGCCTAATTTTCTTTTTGAGAATGATGGTAGTGGCGGTTTTCAAAACGTCAGTGATTCTGCTCCTGGTTTTTGTTCGGTCGTAGAAAACAGCCGGGGGATTGCCTTTGGAGATGTAGACAATGATGGAGATATTGATTTATTAGTTTCCAACGCAGGAGGACGGGCTCGACTGTTTCGTAATGATGTCAAGGAAAAAGGTCACTGGCTTATTTTACGAGCAATTGATCCAAAACTGCATCGTTATGCTATTGGTGCAAAGATCACTGCTTTTGTCGGCGAGCACAGGCTTTATCGACTAGTAGGCCCAGGCTATAGTTTCTCTTCCAGTAACGATCCCAGAGTGCATTTTGGATTGGGTTCTGCGACAGCGGTTGATAAAATTCAGGTCCAATGGCCTGATGGCACGGAAGAGATTTTTCCAGGGGTGACCGCTGATCAATTTATCCTGCTTAAAAAGGGCGAAGGTCAGCCCCGCCATGGCTAAAAAAAAACGAACCCCCCCAAAAAATCAGAAAGTACAAAAGCAACCTGCTGTACGGGGAAGTAAGCGGCTAGTCAACAATTTGCGGTCAGCCTTTTTAATTATTTTTCCTTTAGGCATACTTCTCACATTGACCTGGTTTTTTATATCAGGGCCTCATGTGTCATTGGATATATTACCGAATCCCGAATTAAGCGGGATGGAAGGACAAGTTGCTGAGAAAATTCGATTGCTTCGATTAGAAGTCGAAAAGAACCCCAACTCCAGCATTGCCTGGGCCAAATTGGCAATGAACCTGGATGTGCATGAGTTGAAGTCTGAATCTGTCATATGCTATAAGCAAGCCGCCGCTTTGAATCCCAAGGAATTCCGGTGGCCTTATTATTGTGCAATTGCGCTCCATGAAATGGGTTCGCCTGAAGATCTTGAATGGTTCGAGCGCAGTTTGCTGATAATGCCAAATCATGCACCCTTGCATAACTTGTATGGGCGTGCTCTCTTTAATAAAGAGCAACTAGAGGCGTCTTCACAGGCATATCGTCGGGCGATTGCTCTTGATCCAAAGCTACCTCATTCATATCTCGGACTTGCTCAAATAGAGTTATCTAGAGGTGATGTAGAGGCCAGCCGTAAATATTTATTGAAAGCCCTAGAGATTGCGCCTCGCTACAGTGAGGCGCATGGCCTGCTGGCGGTTGTTTATCGCCGCCTGGGTGAAACTCAAAAAGGTGAACGTGAATTACGTTACGTGCAGCAATTACCGGAGTTGACACGGATGCCGGATCCGGTTTATGCTGACCTGGCTGCAGAAGGAGTTAGCTCATGGTGGTATCGACGACGCGGGCTGGCTTATATGGCCGCCGGGCGTTATCGGTCAGCGGTTAAAGAATTTAGGATGAGATTGTTTTTAAAGGCAGATGCCCAATCCCACAACAATTTGGGTTTAGCCTTGCAAAAACTTGGTAACCATGATGAGGCCATCGAGCAGCTTCAGGCAGCAATTGCATTAGACAAGAGTTATGCCGAGGCTTTTAATAACCTGGCTGCTGCCCTTTATGAAAAAGGTCAAACTGAAGAGGCAAAGAGCTACATCGATAAGGCTTTGAAACTGAACCCTGTTTTTGCGGCTGCTTATCTCAACCTTGGCATATTTCACTTGCGAGCTGGCGAAATGGCTGCGGCGATCAGGGTTTTTCGTCATGGCCTTGCTGAGGCACCTGACCATATAGAGATATCCTCCCGGTTGGCATGGGTCTTGGCGACGACACGCCAGGAAAAGTTACGGGATGGGAATGAAGCCATAGGCTTGGCTGAAAACATATGTAAGATGACCAGTTACCTTATTCCCCGCAACCTTGATGTTTTAGCTGCAGCCTATGCAGAAGAGGGAGAGTTTGAAAAGGCCGTCAAGACTGTTCACCAAGCACTGCAATTAATTCGACCCTCACACCGAGATTTGGGGGAGCAGTTCCAAAGAAGATTAAAGTTATACCAAGTTAGAAAACCATACAGAGAGTAACAATTAACTGAACACTATCAATAATTTTAATGATAGTAAGAGCCTCAAGCATCATTTTCATTGCCCTTTTTCTTCTTTCCCAAGAAGCTATTACCGCAGAAACAAAGCCCACAGCTGAGGAGTTGATTAGAGATCTTGCCTGTTCGGCTTGTCATCACGGATTGCCCGAGGGAAACAATATTCAAGATAAGGCCCCTGACTTAAGTGATGCCGGGTTAAGGTTTAATTCTGCTTATCTTTTTGACTATCTACAAAATCCAACCAAGATTCGGCAGCATATCGGTTTTTCGCGCATGCCGAATTTCCAGTTGAACAAAAAGGAAAGCCTGGCTTTAGTTCTTTTTTTAAAGAAACAGCAAGGATTAAAGGGAGAATGGCCGGAATTTCCTTTAGAATTGAATACTGCAGTTCAACAATATCGTCAAAATATGAACTTAACCAGTGTACAGACACTCCTAAATCAATTTGAATGTACCAAATGTCATAGCTTGGGTGGTGAGGGTACGAAGGAATCTATTGATTTATCGACACTTGGGTATCGCTTAAATCCAAATTGGGTCAAAAAATATCTGGCGGCTCCTTATGTGTTTGACGGGTTACGGACGACCATGCCCAGTTACTTCTATACACATGATGCAACGCTGAATAAATTCGTGGAAATCTTACCTCAGGCTGCCCAAAATATTTATGATTTGACAAAATATCTCTTTTCTCTGAACACAAAGAAACAGTCAGAATTGCAGCGAGTATTCGAAGATGCCAAAGTTGAGTACTCTGAGGTGAATGCCAGTTTGGGCGAACAGATATTTATTTCGCTAAATTGTATAGCGTGTCATAAGTATTCTGGCAAAATGACAACAAAGAAAGATGCTCCTGATTTAAGCATCGAGGGAGCCAGGGTAAGGAAAGATTGGTTAAAAGCATATTTGAAAAAACCAACTTCAATAAGGCCTTTTGGGTTTCACCCCGGTTCTGGAAGCCGAATGCCGGATTTTAACCTTTCAGATAATGAAGTTGAGGTCCTAACGAATTATATTGTAAATCAAGCAGACAAGTTCAAGACATTGAGTCATGCTTTCAAACCCCGAAAGTTATCAGCATTTTCTATGGCCAAGGCGGAAACATTATTGAAAGAAAAATTGTCTTGTTTGGGATGTCATCGTTTAGGTGAGGAGGGAGGTAGGATTGCACCCGACCTTTCGAATATCAAATCCAGGTTGCAAAGCGAGTTTGTTTACCAAATGATTCAAAATCCCAAATCAGTTGTTCATGAAACGGTCATGCCAAAAATTGCGATGCCGCAAAAAACAAAAAATCTCATTGTAAATTATCTGTTACAGCAGGAAATTTCAAAGAAAGAGCTATCCTATCTATCTCTCGTTGATAATCCAATCCAGGTTTTTCAGGATACAAATGAGGAACGAGAATTATACGTAAGGTATTGTGCTTCCTGTCATGGTGTGAAGGGTGATAGTGACGGCTTCAATACCAAGTATTTACCAACCCGTCCAACAAAGTTTTCAGATTCAGTTTATATGTCAAATAGACCAGATGACACGTTATTCGATGGGGTTGTTGCGGGCGGCTACATTCTCAATAAAAGCCATTTGATGCCACCCTGGGGAGATACCCTGGAAAGGTCCGAAATTTTGAAATTGGTAGCCTATTTGAGAAAGTTGTGCCACTGTGAGGGGCCTCTGTGGTCACGGGATAACAAATGAAATTCCTTTCGATTTAAACGAAGGGAAATGAAAAAATACGAAAAAAATCCGGAGGATTGAAACTGCGTTCTAAAACAACAAGTCCGAAGAGGGAAGTTGAAAAAACCGGCTCGTCCGATTGCGTTTTTTTTAATTTTTCCACTTCCTCCATCCTGGTAGTTCTAAATTTTTTATGCTTCGTACCAGACCCGGAATCTCAATTGCTTTCAGCTCAAGAGCGCAAACCTTTCCCGCCACCGAAATCAAATGTTATAACTGCTGAAATAACGTTTGATGATTTTCTGGGCTCCGAAGCCTGTGTCGAATGTCATAAAGAGCAATATAACTTGTGGAAAGATTCCACACATGGTCGTGCCGGAGGTTCTCCGAGTTCGAAAACAATCATCGGAAATTTTAATGGCAAGCCCCTGCAGCTCAAAGAGGCCAAAGTGACTCCCTTTATTGAGAATGGACAGTACTTGTTTCTAGTTGAACAGGAAGCATTTCCGAAACAAACTTTCCAGGTGAGTGCGGTTGTTGGTGGCGGATATCTCGAGGGTGGCGGAACCCAAACTTATTTTACCAAATTCCCAGACGGAACCTTGCGATTCCTGCCATTCGATTTCATTCGAAAAGAGCAGGTATGGTTTGGGGAAACAAAAAGCGCCAGGGGTTGGATTCCAATTGATAGACAATTGGCGATCACTGATTTGGGTGAATGGCCTCCATCACGCATCCTGGG
Above is a window of candidate division KSB1 bacterium DNA encoding:
- a CDS encoding tetratricopeptide repeat protein; translated protein: MAKKKRTPPKNQKVQKQPAVRGSKRLVNNLRSAFLIIFPLGILLTLTWFFISGPHVSLDILPNPELSGMEGQVAEKIRLLRLEVEKNPNSSIAWAKLAMNLDVHELKSESVICYKQAAALNPKEFRWPYYCAIALHEMGSPEDLEWFERSLLIMPNHAPLHNLYGRALFNKEQLEASSQAYRRAIALDPKLPHSYLGLAQIELSRGDVEASRKYLLKALEIAPRYSEAHGLLAVVYRRLGETQKGERELRYVQQLPELTRMPDPVYADLAAEGVSSWWYRRRGLAYMAAGRYRSAVKEFRMRLFLKADAQSHNNLGLALQKLGNHDEAIEQLQAAIALDKSYAEAFNNLAAALYEKGQTEEAKSYIDKALKLNPVFAAAYLNLGIFHLRAGEMAAAIRVFRHGLAEAPDHIEISSRLAWVLATTRQEKLRDGNEAIGLAENICKMTSYLIPRNLDVLAAAYAEEGEFEKAVKTVHQALQLIRPSHRDLGEQFQRRLKLYQVRKPYRE
- a CDS encoding CRTAC1 family protein; translated protein: MPSRLIIFKRLRALSVLLFFSLATGCTVSETGKDNPSNSSSVDLFTDITEQVNLQFVHNPGVDGSYFMPESIGSGAAFLDYDNDGDLDIYLVNGAQHGQITSHDPPSRNSLFRQQENGTFVDVTESSGLGDTGYGMGVAVGDIDNDGDVDIYITNYGPDALYRNNGDGTFTEISEFSGINNPQWACSAVFFDYNLDGFLDLFVTNYIEYDGENVCTDKGGRPDYCSPQGFPAVPDLLYANNGDGTFTDVSVQSGFSAKPSKGLGVVSADFNGDAYPDLYVANDGEANQLWINQQNGKFEEQALKLGAAVNDLGRAEAGMGVAVGDIDNDADWDLFISHLRAESNTLYRYDETYGFIDDTSPSGLAGISLSYTGFGTGFFDYDHDGDLDLAVVNGRVTRGPLLTATRPAEHWDYYAEPNFLFENDGSGGFQNVSDSAPGFCSVVENSRGIAFGDVDNDGDIDLLVSNAGGRARLFRNDVKEKGHWLILRAIDPKLHRYAIGAKITAFVGEHRLYRLVGPGYSFSSSNDPRVHFGLGSATAVDKIQVQWPDGTEEIFPGVTADQFILLKKGEGQPRHG
- a CDS encoding c-type cytochrome; this encodes MIVRASSIIFIALFLLSQEAITAETKPTAEELIRDLACSACHHGLPEGNNIQDKAPDLSDAGLRFNSAYLFDYLQNPTKIRQHIGFSRMPNFQLNKKESLALVLFLKKQQGLKGEWPEFPLELNTAVQQYRQNMNLTSVQTLLNQFECTKCHSLGGEGTKESIDLSTLGYRLNPNWVKKYLAAPYVFDGLRTTMPSYFYTHDATLNKFVEILPQAAQNIYDLTKYLFSLNTKKQSELQRVFEDAKVEYSEVNASLGEQIFISLNCIACHKYSGKMTTKKDAPDLSIEGARVRKDWLKAYLKKPTSIRPFGFHPGSGSRMPDFNLSDNEVEVLTNYIVNQADKFKTLSHAFKPRKLSAFSMAKAETLLKEKLSCLGCHRLGEEGGRIAPDLSNIKSRLQSEFVYQMIQNPKSVVHETVMPKIAMPQKTKNLIVNYLLQQEISKKELSYLSLVDNPIQVFQDTNEERELYVRYCASCHGVKGDSDGFNTKYLPTRPTKFSDSVYMSNRPDDTLFDGVVAGGYILNKSHLMPPWGDTLERSEILKLVAYLRKLCHCEGPLWSRDNK
- a CDS encoding Plug domain-containing protein, whose product is MKRFYVLVIMVVMLFSCATSEQSKGRKSFRRDLISAEEIAQTTAKNAYEAIQLLRPNLLKYRGTRGRSVPIEPVVYVDNLRYGGMRSLYDISSVTIEKIQYLKATDATTRFGTNHMGGAFVVTTKSQ